The Methylocaldum marinum genome includes the window AGTTCCAGACGGTATGGTTGTAGACCGGCGCAACCGGAGCGGCCTCGACCCGGACCTTGCTCCAGTCGGCTTCCAGTTCGTCGGCCACCAGCATCGCCAGCGAGGTGTAAACCCCCTGTCCCATTTCCGACTTATTGATCAGGATCGTGACGGTTTCATCCTCGCCGATGCGGATAAAGGCATTGGGCGGATAAGTCCTGGCCGGTTCTTCCGCGGCCATGGCGAACTTCACGGTGCGGGGGAGATGGAAGGCGATGACCAGACCGCCGCCGAGCAAGGCGGAAGACTTGAGAAATTGTCGACGCCGGGGATCAATGGGTTCCTGCCTCATGACTCAGCTCCTTTTGCCATGGCCGCGGCTCGGTGTATCGCCTTGCGGATGCGCTGATAGGTTCCGCAGCGGCACAGAACGCCGGCCATCGCGGTATCGATATCGGCATCGCCGGGTTCGGGATTTTTCGCCAGCAGTGCCGCGGCCGCCATAATCTGGCCGGACTGGCAATAGCCGCATTGCGGCACATCCGCTTCGATCCAGGCTTTCTGCACCGGGTGATCGCCTTGCCTGGACAAGCCTTCGATGGTCGTGACTTGCTTGCCGCCTACACTGGAAACGGGGGTTATACAGGAGCGGGCCGGTTCTCCATCGATATGCACGGTACACGCGCCGCACGCAGCCACGCCGCAGCCGTACTTGGTGCCGGTGAGTCCCAGGTGATCCCTGAGAACCCAGAGCAGAGGGGTATCTCCGGAAACATCCACTTGATGACGTTCGCCGTTGACGTTCAACGCGACCATGTGCTCCCTCCTCTCGCTATAATCAAATGCGCACGGATTGTGCGGTTCAAGACGTTCATTCGGCAACATGCCCGAGGCGCCCGACGATGTCAACCGACCCGAACGAGCCGAAAATCGGCCTGATACTGCTCGCCGCAGGCGGCTCCAGGCGCCTGGGAACGCCCAAACAACTGCTGACCTGGCGGGGTAAAAGTCTTCTGCGCCGGTCGGCCGAAGCAGCCCTGGCTTCGCGATGCGCTCCGGTGATCGTCGTTCTGGGCGCCGAGGCCGAGATGCTTGCGGGAGAACTGAGAGGACTGGAGCTACGCGCGATAGTCAATCCCGACTGGGAAGAAGGCATCGGCAGCTCGATCCGGGCGGGCGTTTCCGTCCTCAAAGACGCGGAGCCGGAACCGGACGCGGCGCTCCTGGCCTTGTGCGATCAGGCGCTGATCGAGCACCGTCATTTGAACGACCTGGCCGCGGCGTTCAGCGCTTCCCGCCCGTCCGTCGCCGCCTCCCGCTACGGCGATGCCGTCGGCGCACCGGCCGTGTTTCACCGCTCTCTTTTCGCTGATTTAGCCCGGTTGGCGGGGGATCAAGGCGCGAAGAAAGTCATCCTTCGCCACCTTCAGTCCGCCGTTTTCATCGACCTACCGGAAGGCAATCTCGACATCGATACCGCGGAAGATTATGCGCGGCTGCTAAATTCGATGCCCAGTCCCAACCCGTAAGGACGACACAAAGCATTTTTTGGACAAACACTCGCGAAAGTCCGGCGGCAGAAAAGACGGGTTCCCGTCGGCTCGAACAGGTTCAGTTCGATTGAAGAGTCAGTCGCGGCGCACTTACCAGATCCTTCCGGCAAAAACAACCGTCAAGAAATTTTACATCTCTGTTTCGATTTTGTTACACCATCCGGATACTCATCGGATATTCGTCATAAATATTTGTTTAAAAAACACTTAAATTAATTGGCAAATACTTTGCTACTTCAGTTCCCGGTTGGAAAACCGCTCAAAAAAACATCAATAATTTGCTTTGAGGACTATTTGAATGAAAAAAAGCACGTTAGCGCTCGCAGTCTTGGGGGCCATCACTTTATCCGGCAATGCTTCGGCATTGACCGTCACAGCCAGCGACGATGCCACTGCACTCGCAACCGCCTTGGTCGGTGCCGGCATTACGATCAGCAATGCCACCTTAGTCGGTGCCTCCACCCAACAAGGTTTCTTTTCCGACGGCGCCGCATCGGGCATCGGAATCGACAGCGGCATCATGCTAACCAGCGGCAGTGTGCACAATGCCCCAGGTCCTAACAATGAGGATGGCACCACCACCCAAACCGGAACCGGAAGCGATGCCGAACTATCCGCGCTTTCTGGTTTTACCACCCACGACAAAAACATTCTGGAATTCGACTTTGAAACAACCACCGGGGATCTGTTCTTCTCCTATGTGTTCGCTTCAGAGGAATATAATGAATACGTAAATGCTTCTGTGAATGACGTATTCGCTTTTTTCGTCGACGGCGTGAACATCGCACTCATTCCAGGCACCAGCACGCCGGTTTCGATCAACACCGTCAATTGCGGCTATTCCGGCGGCGGTGCCCTGCCCGGTTCGGATCCCGAGAACTGTGATCAATTCGTCAACAACGACATTCAAAATGGTGGTCCGTTCTTCGACATCCAGTATGACGGGTTCACGAAAGTCTTGTTGGCCAGCGCGCTGGGACTGTCCGCCGGTACCCACCATATCAAACTGGCGATTGCCGACGCCGGCGACACAATCTTAGACTCCGCCGTGTTCCTGAAAGCCGGAAGCTTCAGTGCGACCAATCCCAACAATCCGGTGCCGGAACCCGCCACTCTCGCCTTGCTTGGCGCCGGCCTGGTGGGGATGCGCCGTTTTCGGCGGGCCTGATCGACAACAACTATAAAATCTTCGTGATCTAAAGCGGGCGCACGCCCGCTTTTTTTCGCTTGCCGCTCGTTCGAACCCTACTCGTAACCGATATCCATGATCACGCACCGCATGGGTCCCGTGGGCGTGTTCACGATCACATCGTCATCGATGGCTTTCTTGAGCAAGGCCCGAGCCATGGGCGAATCGACGCTGATCCAGCCTTTCTGCGGATCGAATTCGTCGGCACCGACGATGCGGTAGGTCGATTCTTCGCCATCGGCATTTTCCAGGGTCACCCAAGCTCCGAAAAAAACGCGCGCCCGGTCCGGGGGCAATTGAGCGACGACCTTCAATTCCGGCAGGCGCTTCTGCAAATAGCGGATACGACGATCGACCTCCCTCAGCTCTTTCTTCCGGTAGATATATTCGGCATTCTCCGAACGATCGCCTTCGGCAGCGGCGGCCGCCAGATGCCTGGTCACGTCGGCGCGGCGCTCCCACAGCCCTTTGAGCTCGGCTCTGAGCTTCTCCGCGCCTTCCGCGGTGATGTAGGGAGAGGATTTGGAAGATGGAGGCCGCCACCGTGACATTTCGGATTCCGTAACTATTCTTGGGCGGGGAAGTATATCAAGACCGTTCGTCGGTCAACTTCCGGATGAATTTTTCCCGGGCCTCGACGGTTTCCGCCAAACGGAACTGGACCAGGGCCCGCTCCAGGTTCTGTCCCGGCTGCGCCACCTTGAAATAGCGGTCACCTTCCAGATGGTCGGTCAGGAAGCGCAGCCCCAGCTCCAGGGGGAGCAGCCGGACTGCGTCATACAGATAGTGGCGTTCGATCTCGGTCAAAAAATCGCCGGTTTCGGCGAAATACGCCCGCAAAATGGCACGGCAGATATCGAGATCGAAAGTCACTTTCGAGGCGTCGTCCGCCGCTTCGCCCGATCGGTTGCAGCAGGAGCGAAGGCAGTCCCCCAGATCGTAATGAACCAAGCCCGGTTTCACCGTGTCGAGGTCGATCAGACTGGCGGCGCGTCCGCTTCCCGCGTCGAACAAGACGTTATTGAGCTTGGGATCGCCGTGAATGACCCGGCGCGGAAGCTCTGCCTGTTCCAAAACGGCAAAAACCGGGCGCCGCGCTTCGACGAAATCCCGGGCGAAACGAAGCTCCGCGGTTTCCGGAAACCCTAGGCCGCGGGCCATGACGCGATCGAACCGCGCGAGGTAACCGGGTGCGACGTGAAATCCCGGCAGGGTATCGTGCAAGGAGCCGGGATCGAGATCGCTGGTCAGCGCATGGAAGCGTCCGAGGGCATAACCCACTTCCTCGGCCTGAGCGGCATCCTGCACGTTATCATGACTGCACGTGTCCGCAATGAAGCCGAGAGCGCGCCAGAAATCGCCCTCCGGGTCGGTCCAGAAGTCCAGTCCTTCGCGAGTGACGCGAATTTCCGGAAACTTCAGATCGCGCGAGTTTTCGGTCTCGGCTTGAAGCGCCCGGACATGATCCAGCAGAACCCGGAGGTTCTCCATGATCAGACCGGGCTCGGGAAACACCCGCCGGTTGATGCGCTGAAGCACGAACCGCTCTTCACTCGGCTGTTCCACCGTGACCAGAAAAGTATCGTTGATCAGCCCTTCGCCCAAGGGCCGGATGCAAAGATGCCCCTCTTCGGCCACGAAGCGGCGGGCGACGCGGTTCGCGGTTTCTTTCAGGTTCATGCTCGTCCGATCTCTGCCTTGTTGTTCCTTTCGCGGCTGGCATCGTCAAGGAACCGGTTTCCCCGAAGACAGCCCCAGCCGTTCGCGCGTCCTTTCCTTCTCTTTCTCGCTCTTGCGGAGCAGCAGATAGACCGCGCCGGTGCCGCCG containing:
- a CDS encoding (2Fe-2S)-binding protein, which gives rise to MVALNVNGERHQVDVSGDTPLLWVLRDHLGLTGTKYGCGVAACGACTVHIDGEPARSCITPVSSVGGKQVTTIEGLSRQGDHPVQKAWIEADVPQCGYCQSGQIMAAAALLAKNPEPGDADIDTAMAGVLCRCGTYQRIRKAIHRAAAMAKGAES
- a CDS encoding nucleotidyltransferase family protein encodes the protein MSTDPNEPKIGLILLAAGGSRRLGTPKQLLTWRGKSLLRRSAEAALASRCAPVIVVLGAEAEMLAGELRGLELRAIVNPDWEEGIGSSIRAGVSVLKDAEPEPDAALLALCDQALIEHRHLNDLAAAFSASRPSVAASRYGDAVGAPAVFHRSLFADLARLAGDQGAKKVILRHLQSAVFIDLPEGNLDIDTAEDYARLLNSMPSPNP
- a CDS encoding choice-of-anchor L family PEP-CTERM protein is translated as MKKSTLALAVLGAITLSGNASALTVTASDDATALATALVGAGITISNATLVGASTQQGFFSDGAASGIGIDSGIMLTSGSVHNAPGPNNEDGTTTQTGTGSDAELSALSGFTTHDKNILEFDFETTTGDLFFSYVFASEEYNEYVNASVNDVFAFFVDGVNIALIPGTSTPVSINTVNCGYSGGGALPGSDPENCDQFVNNDIQNGGPFFDIQYDGFTKVLLASALGLSAGTHHIKLAIADAGDTILDSAVFLKAGSFSATNPNNPVPEPATLALLGAGLVGMRRFRRA
- the greB gene encoding transcription elongation factor GreB yields the protein MSRWRPPSSKSSPYITAEGAEKLRAELKGLWERRADVTRHLAAAAAEGDRSENAEYIYRKKELREVDRRIRYLQKRLPELKVVAQLPPDRARVFFGAWVTLENADGEESTYRIVGADEFDPQKGWISVDSPMARALLKKAIDDDVIVNTPTGPMRCVIMDIGYE
- a CDS encoding phosphotransferase enzyme family protein, with translation MNLKETANRVARRFVAEEGHLCIRPLGEGLINDTFLVTVEQPSEERFVLQRINRRVFPEPGLIMENLRVLLDHVRALQAETENSRDLKFPEIRVTREGLDFWTDPEGDFWRALGFIADTCSHDNVQDAAQAEEVGYALGRFHALTSDLDPGSLHDTLPGFHVAPGYLARFDRVMARGLGFPETAELRFARDFVEARRPVFAVLEQAELPRRVIHGDPKLNNVLFDAGSGRAASLIDLDTVKPGLVHYDLGDCLRSCCNRSGEAADDASKVTFDLDICRAILRAYFAETGDFLTEIERHYLYDAVRLLPLELGLRFLTDHLEGDRYFKVAQPGQNLERALVQFRLAETVEAREKFIRKLTDERS